Genomic segment of Streptococcus pneumoniae:
AAAACCTGAAATGCCTAAAGCACCAAAAGGAAACTCTGATACATCTGATAAAGATGGTGTGAAACGACAAAATGAGACTCGTCCGCTTCCACCACGCTCAGAGAAAAATGCTGATGCAAAAGACCGCATGCTCGGTGGTGCGAAATCTACCAAAGCAGCGAAAAAATCAAATAACCTACCAAAAACAGGTGAGAAATCAAGCTTTGCACCCCTAGTTGGAATTGCCCTTGCAGGCATTGCAGCATGGTTTAGCAAATGCAAAAAAAGAATCGTGAAAAAATAATAAAAAAGGAAGCGGAACAATAATCGTGATTTCGAAGAAATCGATTTTGTAGTCCCCCCTTGGCAAGGTTGACTAGGTCAAATTGTTCAGGTTATAAAAAGAACGAGGTTAGAGACTTTTGTCCTAACCTCGTTTTTTATGTTGTTGATGACTCGCCTGATGTTTCAAGCGTTCATAGAAAATAACTTGACTGGCATACCGATAAGGATAGACATAGATGGACAAAGTACCAAAGGTAAAGCTTGATAGAATTGCCCAACCGATGAAGCTCAAATCAAGGATGAATCGACTGCCCTTATACCCTTTCATCATGCGCCGACTTTGTCTTAGAATGGCGAAAGCCTCTTGATAGTGTCCAGTTTTAAGTTGGTCGCAGAGGATAAATTCGACTTGAGAGTAGGCGTAGTTTTGCGGAATGCTGATGATTAGTCCTATAATCATCATGATCACTCCAGCAGCGAGATACATGCTCATGTCTTGTAAACGCCCTTCTTGAGCTAGCGGGATGCCCTCAGGATAGGTAAATGCAATATTGAGTATGATAATGCTGGCATACAGCATGAGAAGTGCTCCCATTGTTGCAAGAATGCTCCAAAGAAAGAGCATGATTTCTTTAATCAAGAGTGTTAGAAAAACAGGTCCAAAGACATCGCTTTGAAAAGCACGAGTGGAGTCTTGGAAATGAACTTCTTGCTTGTTGCCCTGCAGCACTTCTAGCAGAGCAGCGAATGC
This window contains:
- a CDS encoding DUF975 family protein, which gives rise to MDISAIRAEARQLQSSVKGIRLLFLAPILATIGSSLFNLLHPTTISIQQILSPSVFFTFLFNRTLFPWVMNFVLSIFITSAFAALLEVLQGNKQEVHFQDSTRAFQSDVFGPVFLTLLIKEIMLFLWSILATMGALLMLYASIIILNIAFTYPEGIPLAQEGRLQDMSMYLAAGVIMMIIGLIISIPQNYAYSQVEFILCDQLKTGHYQEAFAILRQSRRMMKGYKGSRFILDLSFIGWAILSSFTFGTLSIYVYPYRYASQVIFYERLKHQASHQQHKKRG